One window from the genome of Spiractinospora alimapuensis encodes:
- a CDS encoding NADP-dependent oxidoreductase: MTNTTMRAAVFNRFGSPEVLQVAELPVPEPGPGEVRVAVRAAGVQPIDTAVRRGEVPWAPKEFPRTLGNEFAGVVDAVGDDVAEWAVGDEVIGWAMMTCYAEYTVVSADQMVAKPAAVPWEVAGVLSASGQTADTALESLGVSEGETLLVHAAAGGVGTYAVQLAVHRGATVIGTASPRNHEYLRSLGATPVSYGEGLVERVRGVAPRGVDVALDAAGPDALRASVELVADRRRIGTITSFDLVDEYGVQPLRSQRSPSRLRRLADLYAEGALQVAIAGSYDLADAAEAHRQSETGHLQGKIVLTTR; this comes from the coding sequence ATGACCAACACAACGATGCGTGCGGCAGTGTTCAATCGGTTTGGCTCGCCGGAGGTGCTCCAGGTCGCCGAGCTTCCTGTTCCCGAACCGGGGCCGGGGGAGGTGCGGGTCGCGGTGCGGGCCGCCGGGGTGCAGCCGATCGACACTGCCGTGCGGCGAGGCGAGGTGCCGTGGGCGCCCAAGGAGTTTCCGCGGACCCTGGGCAACGAGTTCGCCGGGGTGGTGGACGCGGTCGGGGACGACGTCGCCGAGTGGGCGGTGGGTGACGAGGTCATCGGCTGGGCCATGATGACCTGCTATGCCGAGTACACCGTGGTCTCCGCCGACCAGATGGTGGCCAAGCCGGCGGCCGTGCCGTGGGAGGTCGCCGGTGTGTTGTCCGCGTCGGGGCAGACGGCGGATACGGCGCTGGAGAGCTTGGGTGTGTCCGAAGGGGAGACGCTGCTCGTGCACGCCGCCGCCGGCGGAGTGGGGACCTACGCGGTGCAGTTGGCGGTGCACCGCGGGGCCACGGTGATCGGCACCGCGAGCCCACGCAACCACGAGTACCTGCGCTCGCTCGGGGCGACCCCAGTGAGCTATGGCGAAGGGCTCGTGGAACGGGTGCGTGGCGTCGCTCCCCGGGGTGTGGACGTGGCACTGGACGCCGCCGGACCCGACGCGCTGCGGGCCTCGGTCGAACTGGTGGCCGATCGCCGTCGAATCGGCACGATCACCTCCTTCGACCTCGTCGACGAATACGGGGTCCAGCCCCTCCGCAGCCAACGATCCCCGAGCAGGTTGCGCCGACTCGCGGATCTCTACGCGGAGGGCGCCCTCCAGGTGGCCATCGCCGGTTCCTACGACCTCGCCGACGCCGCCGAGGCCCACCGGCAGTCCGAGACCGGACACCTCCAGGGGAAGATCGTGCTCACCACCAGGTAG
- a CDS encoding acyl-CoA synthetase, translated as MTGSTRSSTVDDIVGRSAARAPGDTAVLFQDRAWTYAELDAAVSRVARHLLDLGASAGDRVAAYGKNSDAYLIGFLACARAGLVHVPINFALRGAELSYLLEQSGSSMVLVDPPLRPAVDEVGTASVHVVALRDEPGSLLEVSSAGPVPDLDVAVVDTDLVQLLYTSGTTSRPKGAMMTHRALVHEYLSCLVGLDLTKDDAPLHAMPLYHSAQMHVFLMPWLAVGARNTIVETPDPTDVLRRIEEDGHGAFFAAPTLWVALAGNPDFTRRDLSSLRKAYYGASIMPGPVLEKLRSALPELGFYNCFGQSEIGPLATILRPEEHDARPTSAGRAALFVELRVVNDEGADVAPGELGEVVYRSPQLCEGYWDKPEESTEAFRGGWFHSGDLVRVDEAGYLEVVDRIKDVINTGGILVASREVEDALYTHPGVGEAAVVGIPDERWIEAVTAYVVPRDDADTTTLPDQLVKHVRDHLAPFKVPKSVHLVESLPRNASGKILKRELRDAPSE; from the coding sequence ATGACGGGTTCGACCAGATCCAGCACAGTCGATGACATCGTCGGTCGCAGTGCGGCCCGTGCGCCGGGGGACACGGCCGTGCTGTTCCAGGACCGGGCCTGGACCTACGCGGAACTCGACGCGGCGGTCAGCCGCGTGGCCCGGCATCTGCTCGACCTCGGAGCGAGCGCCGGGGACCGGGTCGCCGCGTACGGCAAGAACTCCGACGCCTACCTGATCGGCTTCCTCGCCTGTGCCCGCGCCGGACTGGTGCACGTACCGATCAACTTCGCGTTGCGCGGGGCGGAGCTTTCCTACCTGCTCGAACAGTCCGGCAGTTCGATGGTGCTCGTCGACCCGCCGCTGCGGCCGGCGGTGGACGAGGTCGGGACGGCCTCGGTGCACGTCGTCGCGCTACGCGACGAACCGGGATCCCTGCTGGAGGTGAGTTCGGCCGGACCGGTTCCCGACCTCGATGTGGCGGTGGTCGACACCGACCTGGTGCAGCTCCTCTACACCTCGGGCACGACCTCGCGGCCCAAGGGCGCCATGATGACGCATCGGGCTCTGGTGCACGAGTACCTTTCCTGCCTGGTGGGTCTCGACCTGACGAAGGACGACGCCCCGCTGCACGCCATGCCGCTGTATCACAGTGCGCAGATGCACGTCTTCCTGATGCCGTGGCTCGCGGTGGGCGCCCGCAACACCATCGTGGAGACCCCGGACCCGACCGACGTGCTGCGCCGTATCGAGGAGGACGGTCACGGGGCGTTCTTCGCGGCACCCACCCTGTGGGTCGCCCTCGCGGGGAACCCGGACTTCACGCGTCGGGATCTCTCCAGCCTGCGCAAGGCCTACTACGGCGCCTCGATCATGCCCGGACCCGTGCTGGAGAAGCTCCGGTCCGCGCTGCCTGAGCTCGGGTTCTACAACTGCTTCGGCCAGTCCGAGATCGGCCCGCTGGCCACGATCCTTCGCCCCGAGGAACACGACGCGCGCCCCACCTCCGCCGGGCGGGCCGCGCTCTTCGTGGAACTCCGGGTCGTCAACGACGAGGGCGCGGACGTCGCTCCCGGTGAACTGGGCGAGGTCGTGTACCGCTCGCCGCAGCTCTGCGAGGGCTACTGGGACAAGCCCGAGGAGTCTACGGAGGCCTTTCGGGGCGGCTGGTTCCACTCGGGCGACCTGGTGCGCGTCGATGAGGCCGGATATCTCGAGGTCGTGGACCGGATCAAGGACGTGATCAACACCGGCGGAATCCTCGTCGCCTCCCGCGAGGTCGAGGACGCCCTCTACACCCACCCCGGAGTGGGCGAGGCCGCCGTGGTCGGCATCCCTGACGAACGGTGGATCGAAGCCGTGACCGCCTACGTCGTCCCCCGCGACGACGCGGACACGACCACCCTCCCCGACCAGCTCGTCAAGCACGTGCGGGACCACCTCGCCCCCTTCAAGGTCCCCAAGTCGGTCCACCTCGTCGAGTCCCTCCCCCGCAACGCCTCCGGCAAGATCCTCAAACGGGAGCTCCGGGACGCGCCATCCGAGTGA
- a CDS encoding potassium channel family protein has product MRALEAGPPCDTAHLTWGTVVGGDVRGWGSTAAGVVGVLVLYYVLPLDTGMPKWAIWARAVGFVLGIGFVVLVVARAARRQEWTTAGNLPFQGLTVVTVFGVVLFALADYVMARARPEQFVDLHTRTDALYFTVTTLATVGYGDVHAEGQLARILVTVQILFNLIVLATAAWLVTQRLRSRQHRA; this is encoded by the coding sequence ATGCGCGCGCTTGAGGCGGGCCCGCCTTGCGACACTGCCCACCTGACCTGGGGAACGGTGGTGGGGGGCGACGTGCGGGGATGGGGGAGTACGGCCGCGGGGGTGGTGGGCGTGCTGGTGTTGTACTACGTGCTGCCGTTGGACACGGGGATGCCGAAGTGGGCCATCTGGGCGCGCGCGGTGGGGTTCGTGTTGGGGATCGGGTTCGTCGTGCTCGTCGTCGCGCGGGCGGCGCGGCGGCAGGAGTGGACGACGGCGGGGAACCTGCCGTTCCAGGGCCTCACGGTGGTGACGGTGTTCGGGGTCGTGCTGTTCGCCCTCGCGGACTACGTGATGGCGCGGGCACGGCCCGAGCAGTTCGTCGACCTGCACACTCGAACGGACGCGCTGTACTTCACGGTCACCACGCTCGCGACCGTGGGCTACGGGGACGTGCACGCGGAGGGACAGCTCGCCCGGATTCTTGTCACCGTGCAGATCCTGTTCAATCTCATCGTGCTCGCGACCGCGGCCTGGCTGGTGACCCAACGCCTGCGTTCCCGGCAACACCGCGCGTAG
- a CDS encoding type II toxin-antitoxin system VapC family toxin, protein MLILDTGVILAAADEADPWHEACVAVIENEPGPLFTSPLVVAEACYLIDRQLGPLAESQFLGSLAEGDIQVSDLTGSDWRRMSALVGTYSALPLGGTDASVVTLAERMRVRRIATLDRRHFHVVKSQTMGYFDLVPRER, encoded by the coding sequence GTGCTGATCCTCGACACGGGGGTTATCCTCGCTGCCGCCGATGAGGCGGATCCGTGGCATGAGGCATGCGTAGCGGTCATCGAGAATGAGCCGGGTCCATTGTTTACGAGTCCCCTCGTAGTCGCGGAGGCGTGTTACCTCATCGACCGACAGCTCGGTCCGCTGGCGGAGTCCCAGTTCTTGGGTTCCCTCGCCGAGGGGGATATTCAGGTCTCGGACCTCACGGGAAGCGACTGGCGGCGCATGTCCGCACTCGTCGGTACCTACAGTGCTCTTCCCCTCGGGGGCACTGACGCTTCGGTTGTCACTCTCGCCGAGCGTATGCGGGTGCGGCGAATCGCCACACTCGACCGGAGGCATTTTCACGTCGTCAAGTCTCAAACGATGGGGTACTTCGACCTCGTGCCGCGCGAGCGGTGA
- a CDS encoding mechanosensitive ion channel family protein — protein sequence MFLATDPSIQAPTMAELTQLAQPDSWLANYGDYLTVGVRIVVILVLAGLLRAILGRVITRLVKHVVDSREKLGNSTFGKLAGGNGTPAAARRQARAGTLGSVLRNLASIVIYGVAIVMVLSEVGISIGPILASAGVLGLAIGFGAQGLVQDFLAGMFILVEDQYGVGDVVDVGEAVGTVEEVGLRVTKIRDLNGGLWHVRNGQILRVGNMSQDWANAVVDIPLAATVDVREASAVLAEASGTYSEVASAPEELLEPPTVNGVVSITNGVLTIRVIAKTRPGSQWAQGRELLAHLKQALDTHNIELARPVMTSPQG from the coding sequence GTGTTCCTGGCCACCGACCCCTCGATCCAAGCGCCCACCATGGCCGAGCTCACCCAACTCGCTCAACCCGACAGCTGGCTCGCCAACTACGGCGACTACCTGACCGTCGGCGTGCGCATCGTGGTGATCCTTGTTCTGGCCGGGCTGCTGCGCGCGATCCTCGGCCGCGTGATCACCCGCCTGGTGAAGCACGTGGTCGACTCCCGGGAGAAGCTCGGGAACAGTACCTTCGGCAAGCTGGCCGGAGGCAACGGAACGCCGGCCGCCGCGCGTCGCCAGGCACGCGCGGGAACACTCGGCTCCGTACTGCGCAACCTCGCCTCGATCGTCATCTACGGCGTCGCCATCGTCATGGTTCTGTCCGAGGTGGGCATCAGTATCGGCCCGATCCTCGCCAGCGCCGGTGTCCTGGGTCTCGCGATCGGTTTCGGTGCGCAGGGGTTGGTCCAGGACTTCCTCGCGGGCATGTTCATTCTCGTCGAGGACCAGTACGGCGTGGGTGACGTGGTTGACGTCGGCGAGGCGGTCGGGACCGTCGAGGAGGTGGGGCTGCGCGTCACCAAGATCCGTGACCTCAACGGCGGCCTGTGGCACGTCCGCAATGGCCAGATCCTCCGCGTCGGCAACATGAGCCAGGACTGGGCGAACGCAGTCGTGGACATCCCCCTCGCCGCCACGGTCGACGTCCGGGAGGCCAGCGCGGTCCTCGCCGAGGCCTCCGGAACCTACAGCGAGGTCGCCAGCGCCCCCGAGGAACTCCTCGAACCCCCGACGGTCAACGGCGTCGTCTCCATCACCAACGGCGTCCTCACCATCCGCGTCATCGCCAAGACCAGACCCGGCTCCCAATGGGCCCAAGGCCGCGAACTCCTCGCCCACCTCAAGCAGGCCCTCGACACCCACAACATCGAACTCGCCCGCCCGGTGATGACGTCCCCGCAGGGGTGA
- a CDS encoding HAD-IA family hydrolase codes for MSISDHRVLTFDVVGTLIDFETGILTYIRPLAARAGYRGDDRALLAAFGRAEGVQQRETPEMPFTQMLAPIYRRLAGELGIPVTGEDVSGLTASIADWPAFPDAVAALRRLGSRFRLVALTNTDNWAVARMAETLGNPFDDTVTVEDVGVNKPDPRMFAYCLGRQSTHGYRKSDIMHVAQSQFHDIGAAVGLGYETCWIERRKGQAGSGATPAATKITRPDHHFSSLEELADAAGL; via the coding sequence ATGAGCATCTCTGACCACCGCGTGTTGACCTTCGACGTGGTCGGCACCCTGATCGACTTCGAGACGGGAATCCTGACGTACATCCGGCCGCTGGCGGCCCGCGCCGGTTATCGGGGTGACGACCGTGCGCTGTTGGCGGCGTTCGGGCGGGCGGAGGGGGTGCAGCAGCGTGAGACACCGGAGATGCCCTTTACACAGATGCTCGCGCCCATCTATCGGCGGCTGGCCGGCGAGCTCGGAATTCCCGTCACGGGCGAGGACGTGTCCGGACTGACGGCCTCCATCGCCGACTGGCCCGCCTTCCCCGACGCCGTCGCCGCCCTACGGCGCCTGGGAAGCAGGTTCCGCCTGGTCGCGCTGACCAACACCGACAACTGGGCCGTCGCCCGCATGGCCGAGACCCTGGGGAACCCGTTCGACGACACCGTGACCGTCGAGGACGTGGGCGTGAACAAGCCCGACCCGCGGATGTTCGCCTACTGCCTGGGGCGGCAGAGCACACACGGATACCGCAAGAGTGACATCATGCACGTCGCGCAGAGCCAGTTCCACGACATCGGAGCCGCGGTCGGCCTCGGCTACGAGACCTGCTGGATCGAGCGCCGCAAGGGACAGGCCGGCAGCGGGGCGACGCCGGCGGCGACGAAGATCACGCGTCCCGACCACCACTTCTCCTCCTTGGAGGAGCTGGCCGACGCGGCCGGGCTCTAG
- a CDS encoding DMT family transporter, producing the protein MALTRGIGVLLGTGFVLMWSSGFIGAELARDAAAPETVLAWRMILMTLVLGVVVVCRRRPIATRGLVLHTVVGALAQAGYLYGVVAAASNGVSAGTSALIAALQPLVAAAAAAVFLGESVRGRQVVGLLLGIGGVALVVSGDLGVSGAPAWAFALPGLAMLSLVAGTLVERRYESRVGLPEALAIQCAVSAAIFTGFSLSTGGFVPPATSGFWFAVVWVVVLSGIGGYGFYWASLARMGVGRVSSLLYLTPPVTVLWSWFMFATPVSLSGLLGLVVSAFAVVLVMLPGRASRSDRVSANAPAEVHQAPEVPLGAASPTVTSGGTPTRFPQ; encoded by the coding sequence ATGGCATTGACACGCGGGATCGGCGTACTGCTCGGCACGGGATTCGTGCTGATGTGGAGCTCCGGGTTCATCGGTGCAGAGCTGGCGAGGGACGCCGCGGCGCCCGAGACCGTTCTGGCCTGGCGAATGATCCTGATGACCCTGGTCCTCGGAGTGGTGGTCGTCTGCCGGCGGCGTCCGATCGCGACGCGTGGTCTGGTGCTGCACACGGTGGTCGGCGCCCTGGCGCAGGCGGGGTACCTCTACGGAGTCGTCGCCGCCGCCAGCAACGGGGTCAGCGCGGGAACCAGCGCGCTCATCGCCGCACTGCAGCCCCTGGTGGCGGCAGCGGCCGCGGCCGTGTTCCTCGGCGAGAGCGTACGTGGCCGGCAGGTTGTCGGCCTGCTCCTCGGGATCGGTGGAGTCGCGTTGGTCGTGTCCGGTGACCTTGGCGTGTCGGGAGCCCCAGCGTGGGCCTTCGCGCTCCCCGGCCTGGCCATGCTGTCGCTGGTCGCGGGCACCCTGGTCGAACGGCGCTACGAGAGTCGGGTGGGACTGCCCGAGGCGTTGGCGATCCAGTGCGCCGTCAGCGCGGCGATCTTCACGGGGTTCTCGCTGTCGACCGGGGGGTTCGTTCCGCCGGCGACCTCCGGCTTCTGGTTCGCGGTCGTGTGGGTCGTGGTCCTGTCCGGGATCGGGGGCTACGGCTTCTACTGGGCCAGTCTCGCGCGGATGGGAGTGGGCCGCGTGTCCAGCCTCCTCTACCTCACCCCTCCGGTCACCGTGCTGTGGTCCTGGTTCATGTTCGCCACGCCCGTGTCCCTGTCGGGGCTGCTGGGCCTCGTCGTGAGCGCGTTCGCGGTGGTGTTGGTCATGCTGCCCGGCCGGGCGTCGAGGAGTGACCGCGTCAGTGCAAACGCCCCCGCTGAGGTTCACCAGGCGCCGGAGGTCCCACTCGGGGCGGCGAGCCCCACCGTCACGAGCGGCGGGACACCCACACGTTTCCCCCAGTAA
- a CDS encoding TetR/AcrR family transcriptional regulator, producing MRTKPGGLTPAATRVLAVASDLFYTRGINTVGMELIAEEASVTKKTIYDRFGSKENLVVAYLRARDERWRHWLLDRLNQFDNPRDRVLHTFDALGEWMGETSTHGCAMVNAFAELTDPGHPGRLVVTSQKEWTHTLYRDLARELGTANPDAVAETLLVLHEGAVITHAVVGRADATETARRAAERLLPEGAS from the coding sequence ATGCGCACGAAACCGGGGGGACTGACCCCGGCCGCCACCCGCGTCCTCGCGGTGGCCAGCGATCTCTTCTACACCCGTGGAATCAACACGGTCGGCATGGAGCTGATCGCCGAGGAGGCCTCGGTGACCAAGAAGACGATCTACGACCGGTTCGGGTCGAAGGAGAACCTCGTGGTCGCCTATCTCCGCGCGCGGGACGAGCGATGGCGGCACTGGTTGCTGGACCGACTGAACCAGTTCGACAACCCCCGCGACCGCGTCCTGCACACGTTCGACGCGCTCGGCGAATGGATGGGGGAAACATCGACGCATGGTTGCGCCATGGTCAACGCCTTCGCGGAACTCACCGACCCCGGGCATCCCGGACGGCTCGTCGTGACCTCCCAGAAGGAGTGGACACACACGCTGTACCGGGACCTCGCGCGAGAGCTGGGGACCGCGAACCCCGACGCCGTCGCGGAGACACTGTTAGTGCTCCACGAGGGCGCCGTCATCACGCACGCAGTGGTCGGCCGCGCCGACGCGACAGAGACAGCGCGCCGGGCGGCCGAGCGGCTCCTCCCGGAGGGGGCGTCCTGA
- a CDS encoding aldo/keto reductase, which produces MADQPKLGYRLLGDSGLRVSDLWLGAMGYYEGDPDDTAPALFDTYAEAGGNVIDTAPSYGESESVVGAALEKRRDSFVVATKYVPPRANDSDDPNVAGGHRKNLRLSLEQSLRRLRTDYVDVYWVHIWDKHTPLEEMMRALDDAVRQGKILYVGISNAPAWVVARANTLAEWRDWTPFVGLQVHYNLLEREVERDLLPMAEHLGIGVTAWSPLAGGRLSGKLTASGEVADSTRFTADHVTPAHRTAARAVQDVADEIGATPAQVALAWLRGRNASVMPIVGSRTQAQLLDVVGSSGITLTPEAMRILNEASPFTAGYPQDFIASADAQWSVFDA; this is translated from the coding sequence ATGGCAGATCAACCGAAACTGGGTTACCGCCTGCTGGGCGACAGTGGGCTCCGTGTGTCGGACCTGTGGCTGGGCGCCATGGGGTACTACGAGGGCGATCCCGACGACACCGCCCCCGCGCTGTTCGACACCTACGCCGAGGCGGGCGGAAACGTCATCGACACCGCGCCGAGTTACGGCGAGAGCGAGAGCGTCGTGGGTGCCGCGCTGGAGAAGCGGCGTGACTCCTTCGTCGTCGCCACGAAGTACGTCCCACCGCGGGCGAACGACAGCGATGACCCCAACGTGGCCGGCGGCCACCGTAAGAACCTGAGGTTGTCGCTGGAGCAGAGCCTTCGGCGACTCCGTACCGACTACGTCGACGTCTACTGGGTGCACATCTGGGACAAGCACACCCCGCTCGAGGAGATGATGCGCGCCCTGGACGACGCGGTTCGCCAGGGAAAGATCCTGTACGTGGGGATCTCCAACGCCCCGGCCTGGGTCGTCGCCCGGGCGAACACCCTCGCCGAGTGGCGCGACTGGACCCCGTTCGTCGGACTCCAGGTGCACTACAACCTGCTCGAACGTGAGGTGGAACGCGACCTGCTCCCCATGGCCGAGCACCTGGGCATCGGCGTGACCGCGTGGAGCCCCCTGGCCGGCGGTCGCCTCTCGGGCAAGCTCACCGCCTCCGGGGAGGTCGCCGACAGCACGAGGTTCACCGCCGACCACGTCACCCCCGCCCACCGCACAGCGGCGCGGGCCGTCCAGGACGTCGCAGACGAGATCGGTGCCACGCCGGCCCAGGTGGCGCTCGCCTGGTTGCGGGGACGTAACGCCTCGGTCATGCCGATCGTGGGCTCCCGCACCCAGGCCCAACTCCTCGACGTGGTGGGCTCCTCGGGGATCACGCTCACCCCTGAGGCGATGCGGATCCTGAACGAGGCCTCCCCGTTCACCGCCGGCTACCCCCAGGACTTCATCGCCTCGGCTGACGCCCAGTGGAGCGTGTTCGACGCCTGA
- a CDS encoding VOC family protein → MTPDESVRRRSGSSVRLLVVYTTRLEECHAFYSSLGLTFVPEKHGRGPRHYAAVLSDGCVMELYPATSPERATGRMRLGLALDAPPSSALRPNDDGTYTDPDGRTVDVVNWGNNPEDG, encoded by the coding sequence GTGACCCCCGACGAATCCGTCCGGCGCCGCTCGGGCAGCTCGGTGCGGCTCCTCGTCGTGTACACCACCCGCCTGGAGGAGTGCCACGCCTTCTACTCGTCCCTCGGCCTCACCTTCGTCCCCGAGAAGCATGGGAGGGGGCCGCGACACTATGCGGCGGTGCTCTCCGACGGCTGCGTGATGGAGCTGTACCCGGCCACCTCGCCCGAGCGCGCCACCGGGCGGATGCGGCTGGGGCTCGCGCTCGACGCGCCCCCGAGCTCCGCGCTCCGCCCCAACGACGACGGGACCTACACCGATCCGGACGGGCGGACCGTAGACGTCGTCAACTGGGGTAATAACCCAGAAGACGGGTAA
- a CDS encoding ArsR/SmtB family transcription factor, with protein MPPVSPTAQATPPEIHHPERAELDLREVLCAIAEPNRLRVVAMLVNQPRDSAFPYPWFELPVGKAGRTHHFRVLRESGVIFVAQRPNGTEVRLRWDDLEARFPGLLSAIHAGAAVTPPPRDGSDE; from the coding sequence ATGCCCCCTGTCTCCCCAACAGCCCAGGCCACACCGCCGGAAATTCACCACCCCGAGCGGGCTGAGCTGGACCTGCGTGAAGTGCTGTGCGCCATCGCCGAGCCCAACCGGTTGCGCGTCGTCGCCATGCTCGTCAACCAGCCCCGGGACAGCGCCTTCCCCTACCCCTGGTTCGAGCTGCCGGTGGGCAAGGCCGGCCGGACCCACCACTTCCGGGTCCTGCGCGAGTCGGGAGTGATCTTCGTGGCACAGCGGCCCAACGGTACAGAGGTACGTCTCCGCTGGGACGACCTGGAGGCCCGGTTCCCCGGCCTGCTGAGCGCGATCCACGCCGGCGCGGCCGTCACGCCGCCACCACGGGACGGGAGCGACGAGTGA
- a CDS encoding DUF4242 domain-containing protein, which yields MALQLIELTPDRADRAAADALIESAAKALSAGNAELVEAQVPSDFGRVFLIAEERADSAAADALNTASITFDDIAEVRLVGADLETVKASKGSAQYLVEWDLPEGLSMDKYLARKAEKSPLYENVPETQFLRTYVREDMGKCLCFYDAPDTEAVERARQVVDTPIDRLHELSQRD from the coding sequence ATGGCCCTCCAGCTGATCGAGCTCACCCCCGACCGGGCGGACCGTGCCGCCGCCGACGCCCTGATCGAGTCCGCCGCCAAGGCCCTCAGCGCCGGAAACGCGGAGCTCGTCGAGGCCCAGGTCCCCAGTGACTTCGGCCGGGTCTTCCTGATCGCGGAGGAGCGGGCCGACTCGGCCGCCGCCGACGCGCTCAACACCGCCAGTATCACCTTCGACGACATCGCCGAGGTGCGCCTCGTCGGCGCCGACCTCGAGACCGTCAAGGCGAGCAAGGGCTCGGCCCAGTATCTCGTGGAGTGGGACCTCCCGGAGGGGCTGAGCATGGACAAGTACCTCGCCCGCAAGGCCGAGAAGTCCCCACTGTACGAGAACGTGCCCGAGACTCAGTTCCTGCGCACCTACGTGCGTGAGGACATGGGCAAGTGCCTCTGCTTCTACGACGCTCCCGACACCGAAGCCGTGGAGCGCGCCCGCCAGGTCGTCGACACCCCGATCGACCGCCTGCACGAGCTGAGCCAGCGGGACTGA
- a CDS encoding acyl-CoA dehydrogenase family protein, which produces MTTISTQTRVPDNDGELVTWFAERASDVDRNGADVRDGLRWLGQRGLLDTAAPHSWDGGLLPLLGTVESVARACLSSAFSLWGQRMVIEYLSRAPGTPYVSGLLDQLRTGEITGSSHMAPALKEISGVGDVVITARRTDGGYVLNGPIPWASNLFPDAVVVLPARLSDSSDDDSDRIIATVRVGAPGVRIRDYPELMALNATASSSGTLEEVFVADEAVVSTDLSAFCSQVRPTLLLVQTAFCTGLTTASLAQARESLSSSDSMFDDDLDTLEGELAGQRERLGALATTPPQPRAATQLRLDAALLAQSATRLEATAKGGAGYMAKSATSRRLREAAFLPVQSPTEGHLRWDLRN; this is translated from the coding sequence ATGACGACCATCAGCACCCAGACACGCGTTCCCGACAACGACGGCGAACTCGTCACGTGGTTTGCCGAACGGGCTTCCGACGTCGACCGCAACGGCGCCGACGTGCGGGACGGACTGCGGTGGTTGGGCCAGCGTGGACTGCTGGACACCGCGGCCCCGCACTCCTGGGACGGCGGCCTGCTGCCCCTGCTCGGCACGGTCGAGAGCGTCGCCCGCGCCTGTCTGAGTTCCGCGTTCTCGCTGTGGGGGCAGCGGATGGTCATCGAGTACCTGAGTCGGGCCCCGGGGACGCCGTACGTCTCCGGGCTGCTCGACCAGCTCCGCACCGGCGAGATCACCGGCTCCAGTCACATGGCGCCCGCGCTGAAGGAGATCTCCGGCGTCGGCGACGTGGTGATCACCGCGCGCCGCACCGACGGCGGCTACGTCCTCAACGGGCCGATCCCCTGGGCGTCGAACCTGTTCCCCGACGCCGTCGTGGTCCTCCCCGCCCGCCTGAGTGATTCCTCGGACGACGACTCCGACCGGATCATCGCCACCGTGCGAGTCGGCGCTCCCGGGGTGCGGATCCGCGACTACCCCGAGCTCATGGCGCTGAACGCGACCGCCTCCTCCTCCGGCACCCTAGAGGAGGTTTTCGTCGCCGACGAAGCCGTGGTGTCCACCGACCTGAGTGCGTTCTGCTCCCAGGTCCGGCCCACGTTGCTGCTGGTCCAGACCGCGTTCTGCACCGGCCTGACCACCGCCTCCCTGGCCCAGGCGCGTGAGTCGCTGTCCTCCTCGGACTCCATGTTCGACGACGACCTGGACACCCTCGAGGGCGAGCTGGCCGGGCAGCGGGAACGGCTCGGGGCGTTGGCCACGACCCCACCGCAACCGCGCGCCGCCACCCAACTCCGGCTGGACGCCGCGCTCCTGGCACAGTCCGCCACCCGCCTGGAGGCCACCGCCAAGGGCGGCGCGGGATACATGGCCAAGAGCGCCACCAGCCGTCGACTGCGCGAGGCCGCGTTCCTGCCGGTCCAGTCGCCCACGGAAGGACACCTACGGTGGGATCTGCGAAACTAG